ACCCTCAAAGATTCTCAGGCTTCCCCGGGCGGCAGGGGCACAGGTCAGTTCACCTCCAGCTTCAGCTGAGGGGGCCAGCAATGTTGCTTCTTCGGCCTGGGGGCCACTGCTGCTGAGGACACGGTAGCGGTGCCGCTTGCCTGCCAACTTACCCTTCACAATCTGGGAGCCAGACAGAGGCACCAGGCGGCCATTGAGGCtgaggagagaaagggggagggcagaggcTCAGTCAGATTCTTTAGGTGGGACAGGGAGAAGGGGCTAAGAAGTGTCATTTTGGGGTCCTTCTGGAAGGCACCTCTAAATCTGCCCGATGTTCAGCTTCTAGAGTGGGGAGTATTACAGGAAGATGATGTGGGCACCCTACTCACCAGTTTGGGTCGAAATCTGCAGGAGCCCGGATGAGCCATAACTCTGTATCTGGGCCTGTCAGCGCCTCCAAGGAGATATGTGGGGGTTCTGAGGTGGGGCGTATGGCAGCAAAGTTCGGGGGACAAGAAAACCGAGCAGCACCTGCAGGAGAAGGGGGTCTGTTGGCACTTTTCTGCTGGCTCAGTTCCCCAGGGCTCCTTTCGGTCCACCGGTCCCAAACTTTTTGAGTAACCTCATTACCCTCACCCCGGTCTCCCTTCTCTGCCCACCTGTCGCCGCAGGCGCCCCTATCTCCACCAATCCCACCACAGGGGCACCCTTCTCTCCTCCCGTACTGCCCGCAAGACTCTCTCCGCCCAAATCCCCGCTCCCTCAAGAGATGCTCCCTCTCCGCCAGTCCTGTCCGCAGCGATAGCTTTTCTCCGCCCGAACTCTCCCGGGGCCCCCTTTGTCTTCCCGCCAGTCCACCCTCCGCACCCTGTCGGCCCACTCTGCAGCCGCTCACCGCCGGGCTCGGCTCCCGCCATCCCAGGACCCATGCTTCCCGTGGACCCCGCAGCTAGAGCTGCAGAGGCCTGCCGCCGACCACGTGGAACCGGAGGGGTGGGGCCTCATCCGGGAGTGTCCTTGTGGTGCGGGTACGCGGGGGCCGTGCCTCTCAGCCTGCTGGCCCTGTGAGCAGAGCCGAGGGAAATTTCCACCTGTGGAGAGCGGGAAATCTGGAGAAACAACGTTTTCCGAAAATCCGCTCCCGAAAGGAGCTGGTTCACGGTTCGACAGAAGCCAAGCCTGTAGGGACTCCCCCACCAGTCTCCCAGACATGATTTGCCCCAACGTCGCCTTAAAGGAACAGCCACACAATAAAACTCATCTCTTAAAGAGACAGGAAGATCGATTGGTCTGAGTTCTTAGAGAGGTAAGAGTCCTCGTTAGCGGGTTTGTGCTTGCAGTGTTACAATCCCTTCAGAGGAGACCCAAATGCCTCGGACATTAAAAACTCGAGTGGGAAAGATGGTAAAATGGAGGAATGGGGGTAAGCCCCCCCGAGGTCTTCCGCACTCCAGGGGAGCGGGAAAACCACCGAGAGGAAGGACCagggggaggggcctggggtACAGGGGGCGGGACCTGGGATCCGGGAGCTGGAAACGCTTGGGGCGGAGAGGGCTGAGGGGCGGGGCCGTAGATCAAATGAGCACTGTAGATACCCCCGTGCATTTAATCTCCCGCATGGGAACGTTCCCAACGGAGAGGGGTTGTGAACCCTGGCCCGGGCCCGTGTAAACACCTCCACGTGGGCGTGGATTTTCGGGGACGCAACTGCGCCCCTTTACACGGGGACCGCACCGCGTGGGGCGGAGGGCGGAGCCGCGGGACGGCGTCTAGACAGGGTGACCTGACTGCATTCCTGGCCGGTGTGTCAGCTCCGCTCCCCGCCCCCTCTGCCGAGATTTCGGATCCTACTCCCAGTTTTGGGGTACCCTCCTTCCTAGGACGGAATCGGCTTTCCAGAGCGGAGGGAgggcctggggaaggggaaggggaagggctTCCTCCCCGGAGCATCTCCACACAGTTCCCACGCGTGGGCGAGACACGGGGGCGCCGCCCCTGCGGGCTGCAGGACTACAATTCCCAGAGGATCCGAGGCGGGGCGCGCCCACGTCGGCCGCGGAAGATACTGGGTATTGTAGTCCCAGCTTTGGACTTTGAGCGCCGAGGCTCTGAGATCCAacccgccttttttttttttttcaccgaCGGGGATTTTGAGACTCAGAGACGAAAGAGGACATTGACTTAGCGAGGGCCTCTTCTCGCCTTAGACGCGGGACGTGTGACTCTCCACCAGCCTCCAATCTTCTACGCCGTTGGTGGTGTCCAAATCTTCACTCAGAAAGGAGAAAACTGAGCCTGGAGGGAGGGGATGGGGGCTCTGGAGTCTGTCTCCTGTAGCCAACAGGGAAGTAGGACTCTCGGGTCCGCCCCTGCAACTTCCCTGGTCAGGTGGCTCCCGactgctgggcctcacccttcCTGTCTGTGAAATGGACTTCAGCTGAATCCAAATGGGAACGTCTCATTCTGCGTCCTGTCCCTCCGGGACTACAAGTCCCAAGGTGCTCGTGGAGACCCCGGCTCCCCCTCCTCTCCCGGGCCTGCCTCCCTCCAGCCGAAGTCACGTCGTCTAACCTGTTCCCCGCGCCCGCCCCGCCCCGTCCCGTCCTCCGCTCCCCGCAGCCGGAGCTGGAGCCGGAGCCGGAGTAAGCCCCCCGGTGCCAGGATCTGCCCCGGAACCGTGAGTTCCACCCCCTGGGGTCCAGCGGATCGGGAGGAGCCAGATGTCCGAGTCCCTGGGAGGACTGGGAGGGGACTTGGACTCCGAGTCCCGGGGCGGATTTGGGGGTGCGCAGACGCCTGGTCCCTGGAAGGACAGAACTCAAACGCCTGCCTTACTGGGCGGAAGGAAAGTGGATTCGGATGCCTAAGTTCTTGGAACGGAGATTTCGGAAGGCTTGGACCCGGGGAGATGTTGAAGCTGGGACCCCTGAGTCCCAGGAATGGGGGCTCTCGGAGTCTGAGTTCTTGTGTAGAACTGGGGTCGCTGATCCTTGAGCCTTGGGGTCAGATTCCTGGGGCTCTGGAATGTGCGGCTATCCCTGCCCGCCCTCCAGAAGGTTTCGACTGAGCCTCTAGGTCTTTGAGCAGAATTAAGGGTGGGGTGGAAATAATGGAACCTTGGTTTGAAATGGAGCAGGACTAGGACCCAGGGTCCCTCCAAAGACTCTGTCCTGGCGTCCCCCCACCACCTCCCACTTcctgggcttggggtgggggccATGCTGGGGCAGCTCTCCAACCTCCTCTGTGCCGCTGCCTGAAACCCAACATGTCATTAACCGGGGTGTCAGACCTGCCTGACCAGAGGAGGGACCTCCTCCCCAGGGCGCCCTCTGGTGGGGTTGAGGGCCTTCTAGTACCCCATGGGGGTCTGAAATATCTGGGGTTTACAGAGGGTGTTCTAGAATCCAGGGCAGAATTCCAGAATGTGATGGTGGGTTCTGCGGGGCTTCCATGGCTGGACACTTCTCCATTACACAGAGAAGAAAGGGTAAACTGAGGCTGCTAGAGGTAACAGCAGAGTTGGAGTGGTTGGGATTTGGTGTCTCTTCCTCTGCAATTCCCTGGGGGACAGGATGATTAATCTTTTTCGTAGGGCACCTTGTCCTGACCCTGAGGTGAGAAATGtcacctccacccccatcctTCTGACCTGAGGTAGTGTGGGAGGAACAGAGGCTAATTCTGGAAGTGTCTATCTGTCCTTGaggctggaggagggcagagcCCGGCACCTCCCTCTGTCTGTCTCCCCTCCTCTCCACCTCTATTTGTGCATCATGTGGGGATGGGGGTATTAAAcaaggggggtggggcagggggttcTGATGAGACAGGAGGGAGTACTTCCCAAGAGCAGTTGGTGATAGCctgagatgaaattaaaaataataaccatgGCTTGCCAAGGCAGGGCTCACAGCGTGCCAGGTCCAGGGCTGGTGCCAGTTTCCACGAGGCAGTCAGCATGGTTCCCATTGTCCACAAATGAAGTCTCAGGAAATGGTCCTAGTCTCACTGCAGATTAGGTTTGCTGACCCCAAGGAATGACTCCTCCCTACCTTCAGTGGGgaaattcccccccccccatttaatACACCCCTCCCCAAATGATGCACAGATAGGGGTAGAGAGAAGGGGAGACAGACAGAAGGAGGTGTCCTGGAATTCCTTCTGTCTGGAATCTCCCGGGGCTGTCTCTGCCCCTGTTCCTGAGTATTTGGGGTGATCACTGGCTGGAAGTCAGGAAGGTACCAGGAGAGTTTAGGATTTTGAAATCAAAGGGCTCAGAAGGGCCTTATGGGGGAAGGGAATTACTTTGGGTCTTGAGTTCTCTGTCTGAGTCAGCCCCTGTGTTATCTTAATGAGCAGCCCAGGAAGATAGGTCATCAACCATCCTATATGTGTACCTTATGTCATGCTGTGCACTCTTCAAAGCACTGTCCCTAAATGATGCCACATGAGCCTCACAATCCTGAGGGAAGGTGTTAATTCCTTCGTTATGcaccatgaggaaactgaggcacagagatgctAAATAACCAGACCAGGTAGAGGCTTGGAGAGGGGAAGGCCCCTGCCAGTTTCACAGAAATCCATGGATGGGAAACCAGGACCCAGAGAGGGTGGGGCCTCTCCCAGGGCGGTTCTGCTGGGGCAGAGCTGTGGGATGCCAATGGGGTGTTCCCAGCCCAGCCTGATGCATGACCTTGTTCCTGCTGAGGATGACTCCTCCAGGAAGGCCCCAGGATCCTTAACCCTAAAGAAGCTGGCCTAGGTGTAGGGGAGACTGGGGGAGGCAAGCTACAGTTAGAGGGGAGGGTGGAACGGGAGCTGGGTTTGGAGGGGCCCCTGGGGGAGAGAACCTGGAAGAGGAGGACAGGGGCCTGAGAGCAGAGGTCCCCGCAGCCCCCATGGCCCGCCCTCATACCCTGCTTGGCCCCCTCCCCTGCCGCGGGAGGTGTCGCACCTGCCCAGGCCGGCAGCGCATTCCCAGGGCCTGAGCTCAGGCGCCATTGGGTTGGCCTGGCGGGATTGGCTGTGACTCAGGGGAGTCCCCTGGTGGCCTCGACACCCCCTCCTTGCACACCTGCCCCCGGGATCACCCTCTTCCCAGGGTTGGCATTTCCTTAGAGGCAGGGGATATTGGCATGGAATCTGATAATCATAGAAATTTGGGAATCATAGAATCCCCAAAAGAACGGTTAGAATGTTAGCATTGGAGACTGCGTAGAATTGTTCAATTTGATATTTTAACAGATACTTAGAATGTTTCCTGTGTATTCTTCTGAGGTTCTAAAAACTCCAAGTTTTGAGTCCTTCAAGTCTCTACTTTCTGAGGCCTCGGTTCTCAGAGCCCTGAATCCCCCTAGCACCTTCTGGCCAGATGGGTCCTCACAGGAAGCTCCGGAGGTGGATTGTTATTTATCCCCATTTACAGATCAGGCAACCAAAGCACGAGGAGACAGTGGTGTGGCCAGATTTGGACCCTCTGAGTCCGGCTTCATTATTTGAACTCTTACCCACCCCACTCTACCATTTAACCACCTAGACTGTTAGGCCAGTGGAATCCTGGAACCGAACCTGGCTTAGGAAGACTTAGAATGCAGGGATGGCCAAATCAGAGAATTCCAGAATGTTTCCAAGACAGACTCTTGGACTCAGAACTTTCAAGCACGAGAATCTCAAGATGAGTGTTTTAGGCTATAGAGAACTTTAATTAGAGTCTCATAGTTCTTACAAGTTCAGAATATAGACCTCTTAGAGATTGAAGGGGCCTCTGAGAATTACTGGCTTGCCTCCTCTTTCAgtgttggggaaactgaggcctgaggAGTGGAGGTGACTCTTTGCCCAAGGTTGCATATTCCCAACACACCCAGATGAGCCGCCAGCCCCAACAGTTCTGTTCCCATGGCTTCCCAGACAGAGACAGGTGTCAGCATGCCCCAGCCCGCCCAGCTGCCCACGCCTGCACCGCCTCAGCTAAGCGGTCTGTCGACGACGCAGAGGAGAAGGGGCAGAGCTGGCGGGCGTGGCAGCTGCCATAGGGATGGCACTGGCCTGACTGGTTCCTGGTGGCCTGGCTCCCTCCTACTGGACTGGTGACCACAGCCACCCATCTGCCCCTAGCCGTCTCTGTTTCTTCTAACACTGCATCAGTGGAAGCCAGGGCTGTCCCCTAGACGGGGACTCTGGGGAAAGAAAGCTGAGCAGTCACTGTCCTCTGGGACCACTACCACCCCCGCCCTTGCCACAACCAGTCTGGTTGAGTTGACCCAATATTACAAGTAAGATCCGGGTGTGGAACCCAGTATTGCCAACTTCTTCGTGGATGACCTTGAACAAACCTAGCTGAGCCTCACTTGCTTGCTAGGCTGGTTTTGATCTTGGATTCATGTACTGGGAACTTCATACAATTCCAGGAGGTCCTATATTTTTGTTACATTAGAGCCCAAGCAGCTGGCACAAGAATTGGCacaatcattgttttaaaatatccttaGCATTCAGCCCAGCACCTCCTGGTCCCTACTAGGCATTCAGTAATTGATAGTGATTATTCTTACATCCTGGTTGCACTGcaaagcctggcacatagttggGGATCAATTGATAATTGGGGAAGGAATGATTTAAGTCTTATCAGATCTAAGGTGGAGAGATGGACAAGGACCTAAGTTGAAAGAGTGCAGTCTAGAGCCTTCTAATTTGAATATCTAGGTGGTGTAGGAACGGGGCTTTGAAGGAGTTGGCATTTCCCGGCTGGGGAAGTGGTGGGGCATGGTGCTTCCAGTGGAAGGAACTTGGAGCATTAAGGCGCTGGCCCCGCAGTCAGACAGGTCCCGCTCTTCACTGCCTCCAGTCCTCTGCGGGGCGGCGTCTGAAAGGCTTCCCCCCGCCCCCCTCGCCACCCCCGCAGGCGTCCCGCTCGGGCCGGCACCATGGACAGCGAGGCATTCCAGAGAGCGCGGGACCTTCTGGACCTGAATTTCCAGTGTGAGCTGGGGTAGGGGGCGGGGCCTTCAGGGGCGGGGCTCGCGGGGGCGGGGGCTCTGCCCGGAGGCCCTGTCCCGACCGCCACTCCCGCCCGCTTAGCGCTGGCAATGAAGCACATGGACCTGAAGCAGATGGAGTTGGACACAGCGGCGGCCAAGGTGGACGAACTGACCAAGCAGCTGGAGTCGCTGTGGTCAGACTCGCCGGCACCTCCAGGCTTGCAGGCCGGAGCACCCTCCAGGGTGAGCCTGCTCGCCCTGGCCCCCACCCTGGCTCCCAGAGTCAGCTTCTTGCCACACCTTAGAGTCCAGAGGCTTGGATTTCAGACAAGGGTTCCTCAAACGGTCGCACAAGTTGTGGGCTATTCGAAGACACTTGAAAGAGAGGGTCAGTGGACACCCGGAAGGAAAGTAGCCTTCTAAGTGGCACAGAGGCACTGTCTGGGCTATCTTAAGACCTGCTTTCAGGGCCCTCTCCCTAACGATGGCCTTTTTTGACCCTCCACAGACCTCTGTCTCTTTTCACCCCTCAATGGTCCTGCCTCCCTCACAGCTGCCCCGGTACAGCTCCAGCCCGGTCCCTGAGCCCTTGGGCAGTCGTGGGTCCCCCCGGAAATCGGCCGCCGACGGCGCAGACACCGCGTTCGGACGTCCAGAGAGCACCCCGGCCCTGCTCCCTTTCAGCCCGCTGTCCCCCAAGGGCCGGCCGTCATCGCCGCGCACCCCGCTCTACCTGCAGCCAGATACCTACGGCAGCCTGGACCGCGCGCCCTCGCCCCGGTCCCGCGCCTACGAAGGCGCCGGCAGCCCCCTGGGCCGTGCGCCCTCCCCGCGGCCGGGGTCGGGCCAGCTCCGCCAGCAGGGGCCTCCCACGCCCTTCGACTTCCTGGGCCGCGCCGGCTCCCCGCGCGGCAGCCCTCTGGCCGAGGGGCCCCAGGCCTTTTTCCCCGAGCGGGGGCCCTCGCCGCGCCCCTCGGCGGCTGCCTACGACGCGCCGTCGGCCTTTGGGGGCCCCCTGCTGGGCGCCGGCGGCAGCGCCTTCGCACCGCCTCTGCGTGCGCAAGGTGAGTGAGGGGCCGGGGCTTGGGGTGGgagcagtggggggtggggtggggcggaggCAGCCTCCCCAGCCTCCCCCCACATCCTTACTCGGAACCTCGCTCCAGACGACTTGACGCTACGCCGGCGGCCTCCTAAAGCCTGGAACGAGTCCGACCTGGACGTGGCCTACGAGAAAAAGTCTTCGCAGACAGCGAGCTATGAGCGTGAGGGATGGGAGGCCGGCGGCGGCGGGAGAGGGGACGAGGAAGCGGGAAGAGAGGTGTCCCCTAAATCTTAACGCTTCCGCCTTGCAGGCCTGGACGTCTTCGCGCGGCCGGTCTCGCCGGGCCTGCAGCTGTTGCCCTGGAGAGAGAGCAGCCTGGATGGGCTAGGAGCCACTGGCAAGGTGAGGCGAGGAAGAAGCGGGGGcgggaggggagggcaatgaaccGGGTCACGGTCAGCCTTCCCCTTCCCCACACGCTTCCTTCTGCATCCTGGATTTCTACCCCTTCCCTGACCCCCTTCCTTTGCCCTCACTCCCGCTGGTTTCCcctacctcctcctcccccttcttaCCAtctgccttcccctccctcctccttacTTCCCATCTTTCTCCCACCCGACTGCTCTTccattccctccttccctctttctctccctcaggACAATCTCACCAGCGCCACCTTGCCCCGCAACTACAAGGTCTCCCCTCTGGCCAGTGACAGACGTTCGGATGTGGGCAGCTACCGCCGCTCATTGGGCTCGGCGGGGCCGGGAGGCACTTTGCCTCGCAGCTGGCAGCCTGTCAGCCGCATCCCCATGCCCcctgccagcccccagccccgcaGTGCCCCCCGCCAGCGCCCCATCCCCCTCAGCATGATATTCAAGCTGCAGAATGCCTTCTGGGAGTATGGGgccagcagggccatgctccctggCTCGCCTGTCTTCACCCGGGCACCCCCCCCTAAGATGCCCCCCCAGCCTCAGCCACCCCCCCAAACTCAGCTTTCCCCTCAGCACCAGCCCCAagcacagccccagccccagcctctgtCCCAGCCTCAaccacctgcccctgcccctgcccctgccccagccccagccccccaagCCCCCCAACAGACATGGCCCCCTGCAAACGAAGGTAAGACAGTAGTGAGGGCCCCAGAGGACTGGGCGATGGGAGGACAAATGGCCAGGGACCAGACCAGAGGGCATGTTATCCAGGTCAAAGTGTTTCATGGAACTGTCCTTGCAGAGAGAGCTAGGTCAGATGAGCTTGGCAGCTTGCTCATTTGCTAGGAATAGCACAGTGATTAAGCATGGTTCCTGGAGTCCGACTGCCTGGTTccatgctgtgtgaccttgggcaagtcacctaacCTCTCTGGACTTCAGTTTATTGAGCATAAAAGGGGGAATAATGATAGAACCTTCCTTATTGGGATATAGAATTAGATTTCTTAATTCATACAAAGACCTTCAAACAGGGCCTGACTCCTGGTAAGCAACTTGAAGAGAATGGGACAGAGAGGGGAGACCATCAAGGGACAGGATTCTAACCCCAGCAGGCATTTTCTATGGGAgacagagatgctaagagaggaaatTCTCAGACTCTTGGAAAGTCAAGACCATCATGGTTGATAGGAGCATAAATTCTGATTCTGGAGACAGACAGGCTCAATCGAGCTCAAATCCCAACTTTGGGCCAACTTGctctctctgagactcagtttcccttTCCATAATGTGGAGACAATGGTGGTATCTACCTCACAAGATAGTGGTGAGAATTCAATAAGACAGCCTGTAAAGCACCAGGTGCATGCCAGGTACTCAACAAATGGCGAGTATCATTCTTTTATATTATTCACAGCCCAGGGAAAACATAGCCCAGAGAGGGCAAGGAACTGTTATGAAGCCACACAGCAAATCAAGGTGTTGGATGCAGGTCCTGGAAGTTGGGAGGAAGGAGACTTGGGGTGGTCTTCTGGAGTCCTTCTTCTGATGGGCCTTTTGCTCCCACCAGGTGCCCCTAAACCCCCTGCTGAGCTGGAGCAGGAGCCGGAGCTGGAGGGGCTGCTGACACCAGGCCTGGAGGGTGGTGATGGAGATGAAGGTGCTGTAACCCGGCCCCTCAGCCCTACACGGCTGCAGCCAGCACTGCCACCTGAGGCACAGTCAGTGCCCGAGCTGGAGGAGGTGGCCCGGGTGCTGGCAGAGATTCCACGGCCCCTCAAACGCAGGGGCTCCATGGAGCAGAGCCCGGCCGTGGCCCTACCCCCTACCCACAAGAAGCAGTATCAACAGATCATCAGCCGCCTCTTCCATCGTCAGGGTGGGCCAGGGCCGGGGACGCCTGAGCCGGAGCTGTCCTCCATCACTGAGGGCTCTGAGGCTAGGGCAGggccccccgccccggccccacCAGCTCCTATACCACCCCCGGCCCCACCACAGAGCAGCCCACCAGAGCAGCCACAGAACATGGTAAGTAGTACAGGAGGAAACTAGGGTATATTAGTGTATGAGACCCAGCTTTGTTAGCTGTTGTAACAAAGAGGTCCCAGTAGCTATTGTAACTTACATGAGATCAAAGGTTATTTCTATTACAATAGTTCAGGAGTCAGCAGACTCCTTACTCCACTGAGCTAGTTGGCTCAATGGAGTAAGGTCCAGGCTCCGTCTACTGGGTTGGTGGCCACCGAGACTGCCTTCCAACCAGGAAGAAGAGGGAGATGACGGCCCTTCCCTTTTAGGGCAGAACACATCACTTCTGCCCCCATCCCTCTGGCCAGGCACCTAGCTGCAAGGGATGCTAGAAATATAGTCTTTAATCTAGGTGTGCCTGAGTTCAGAACAAGTATATGGAGGGGCATCAAGAAGTCTTGGCCATATGGAGACCTTCTATGCTCCTTTTCTCCAATAatcccctcccccaaccctctAACCCTTGGCATGGTGGGGAACATCCCGTCAGGATTCTCAGAGTCTCCGAACCTGGAAATGACTCAATCTTGGCCTGATGGCGGGTTTATTTGGGACCTGGTAAATCTGCTTGAAGCAAGGCAATTGCTACCTCTTTCTCTCTGGAGCCAGACCTTCTCTTACGACTGCCTCCAGTATGGATCTGTGCTCTCCCCTTAAACCTTAGCAAGCCTATGGCTGAAAACGGCCCGTCCAGCTCTGAATCAGCACCATCTCTCAGTTTAAGCCCAAACTGTCCTCTGACTCCACTCTGGGCTTTTTCCATGCACATGTTCAAATGCGAGTCTGGCCTCTGAGGCTGTGAATGTCGTGGCTAAATGAACTGGCTGCAGAGCTgagctgcctgggtttgaatcccagctccatgCCACTTAGCTGTACAACCTGGTACAAGACATTCAGCCTCTTTAGgctttggtttccttatctgtaaaatggggatgatgacagcaataactttgaaaattaaatatattacatGTATTAATATGCCAATATATTAATATACAACTAATACATTAATTTAGTGCTATGActagtgcctggtacataatgGCTCTCATTTGATTGGCAGCTGGTGGGTGGTCTCCTGCTGACTTGGTTTAGTCCCTGCATCttagctggggtggggggtgaagggGGTCTAGTCACATGGAACAGTCATGAACATCCAGTCCAAGAGTGGGTGAACATAGGGGAACAAATCCCAGTGAAGAAGTGGGGACCACATGGACACCCCCAAATACCTCTTCCTTCTTGGGCCCTGCTAAGGGGAAAGGATCTTGGAATCAAAAATGGACAAATGATGCCATTTGAAATGGTAGAGTTGTCTCATTGTAGAAGTGCAAAGTCCAGGCCACAGAGAAACTTGAAAAATCACTGAATTCAGGAATGAAATCTTGGCATCCCAATCTCAGAATAGTGAAATTTCGGAATCCTCGAGCACTGTAAAGCTTAAATAACAGGATCTTAGAATTATAAGATTAGTTATGTATTCTAGTTATTACTGACTTTCTGAAGTCATCAAACCTGAAAATTACAGAATCTTATCACTTGAAGCATAAATCATAGATTAGTGCACTAATATGGtataaaacagaattattttttagTTAACATTTTTTACTATAAAGAAATATACACAGACATCATAGAAAACTATGGGGAAATAGATAAAAGTAGCAGGAAGAAGACAAAATCACAGCACTCAGAGAGAACCAGGTTAATAATTTGGGTATTTTCTGCCAATCTTCTGAAATGAAACTCTTCccataaaatattagaattatcAATCAGGGTCTCAGGGCCATTAGCCTTGCCACAACTAAGAATTTTCTGGAATCATAACATATTGGGAATTTAAAGTAACTGAGTATGAAGGAGAATCTTAGAATCAATAGCTCTTGGGATCTCCAAATTCCAGAATCTTGAAATTGCCGAAAATCTGGAGACTGTgaagaccagaaaaaaaaactctACACATTCAATAAATGAATCTTGTAAGAGgacatttgaaatttaaaacaagaaagcataaggaataatatgataaataccCCTCCTCCAAACATCTGGAATTAACATTTGGTAACATTTTGTCACATGGGTTtcatatcattattatttataaaagaaatgagaCTGTGTGTGAATTGAATAACTGGCTTTCACAATCTTAGCCTTGAAGTCATAGTATTCCTTTGCCATCAAGTTGATGGTCTCCAGCTTTCTCTTAGGTCCCAGGGCCCAACATTCCAAAATCCCTGGATTACCAGATTGTTGTAGGAACCGGAGGGTGTAGGAGAACCGAGGCACATTCACCCTCTGGactctggctctggacctctCCCAGTTCCAGTTCCAGTTCCAGCCCTGTCTCTGACTAGCTGGGTGTCCTGGGGCAGTTGCCACCCAGTTCCTGGGTCTTGGTTTTCCCCTCTGGGGAATGGTATGCTAAGAACTTCCCCTAAGTCACTGgtcacccccccgccccccgccttGTCCCCCAGGAGATGCGCTCGGTACTGCGGAAGGTGGGCTCCCCACGCAAGGCCCGTCACGCGCGCCTCAACCCGCTGGTGCTGCTGCTGGACGCCGCGTTGACCGGGGAGCTGGATGTGGTGCAGCAGGCGGTGAAGGAGgtgagtggggtgggggacacGAGCATGGGATGGCGTGCACAGGAATGAGCCATACCCACCGCCCCCCCGATGCACACACATCCGGTCTCCCACGTCCCATCTAGATGAACGACCCGAGCCAGCCTAACGAGGAGGGCATCACGGCCCTGCACAACGCCATCTGCGGCGCCAACTACCCCATCGTGGATTTCCTCATCGCCGCCGGCGCCAACGTCAACTCCCCGGACAGCCATGGCTGGTAAGCCCGGACTGCCCTCCCGGGCGGGCGCGGTGCGGACGCGGTGCGGGCGGAGCCTCTCACTGTTCCCTCTCGCGTCCAGGACCCCTTTGCACTGCGCGGCTTCGTGCAACGACACGGCCATCTGCACCGCGCTGGTGCAGCACGGCGCTGCAATCTTCGCCACCACGCTCAGTGACGGCGCCACCGCCATCGAGAAGTGCGACCCCTACCGCGAGGGCTACACCGACTGCGCCACCTACCTGGCAGGTGA
The genomic region above belongs to Tamandua tetradactyla isolate mTamTet1 chromosome 16, mTamTet1.pri, whole genome shotgun sequence and contains:
- the PPP1R13L gene encoding relA-associated inhibitor, producing MDSEAFQRARDLLDLNFQSLAMKHMDLKQMELDTAAAKVDELTKQLESLWSDSPAPPGLQAGAPSRLPRYSSSPVPEPLGSRGSPRKSAADGADTAFGRPESTPALLPFSPLSPKGRPSSPRTPLYLQPDTYGSLDRAPSPRSRAYEGAGSPLGRAPSPRPGSGQLRQQGPPTPFDFLGRAGSPRGSPLAEGPQAFFPERGPSPRPSAAAYDAPSAFGGPLLGAGGSAFAPPLRAQDDLTLRRRPPKAWNESDLDVAYEKKSSQTASYERLDVFARPVSPGLQLLPWRESSLDGLGATGKDNLTSATLPRNYKVSPLASDRRSDVGSYRRSLGSAGPGGTLPRSWQPVSRIPMPPASPQPRSAPRQRPIPLSMIFKLQNAFWEYGASRAMLPGSPVFTRAPPPKMPPQPQPPPQTQLSPQHQPQAQPQPQPLSQPQPPAPAPAPAPAPAPQAPQQTWPPANEGAPKPPAELEQEPELEGLLTPGLEGGDGDEGAVTRPLSPTRLQPALPPEAQSVPELEEVARVLAEIPRPLKRRGSMEQSPAVALPPTHKKQYQQIISRLFHRQGGPGPGTPEPELSSITEGSEARAGPPAPAPPAPIPPPAPPQSSPPEQPQNMEMRSVLRKVGSPRKARHARLNPLVLLLDAALTGELDVVQQAVKEMNDPSQPNEEGITALHNAICGANYPIVDFLIAAGANVNSPDSHGWTPLHCAASCNDTAICTALVQHGAAIFATTLSDGATAIEKCDPYREGYTDCATYLADVEQSMGLMHSGTVYALWDYSAEFGDELSFREGESVTVLRRDGPEETDWWWATLHGQEGYVPRNYFGLFPRVKPQRSKV